A portion of the Punica granatum isolate Tunisia-2019 chromosome 7, ASM765513v2, whole genome shotgun sequence genome contains these proteins:
- the LOC116214108 gene encoding phosphatidylinositol/phosphatidylcholine transfer protein SFH9 isoform X2 yields the protein MAIDELETSEDERRKTTRVKSLKKKAMNASTKITHSLRKRSRRVADCRYAAICRYAAISVEDVRDSEEEEAVNAFRRALISRDLLPPRLDDYHTMLRFLKARKFDLGKTMHMWEEMLNWRKENRIDTIAQDFVYDEYEEVQSCYPHGYHGVDKEGRPVYIERLGKLEPSKLMAITTVERFLKYHIQGFEKAFDEKFPACSIAAKRHIDSTTTILDVQGLNIMTFGKVAHDLVMRMQKIDGDNYPETLHQMFIVNAGHGFRLLWNTAKGFLDPKTTSKIHVLGNKFQSKLLDVIDSSQLPDFLGGTCTCANKGGCLRSDKGPWNDAEIMKLVRTGEAIYLRKMKDYSDCFELEGDLFPTKIASNEVSFAGSPELTTSTSSHVPTSINFEEERINTEASPHDEIEPATDASQNEVGNSPDLPSICNFCIILSFREAQVQARLYVCPTLFS from the exons ATGGCGATTGATGAATTGGAGACGTCGGAGGACGAGAGGAGGAAGACAACGAGGGTCAAGTCTCTCAAGAAGAAGGCCATGAATGCTTCGACTAAGATCACTCACTCCTTGAGAAAGCGGAGCAGGCGGGTCGCGGATTGCAGGTATGCCGCGATTTGCAGGTATGCCGCTATCTCGGTCGAGGACGTGAGGGActcggaggaggaggaagctgTGAATGCTTTTCGTCGGGCGCTGATTTCCCGAGACCTGCTTCCGCCTCGTCTTGACGACTACCATACCATGTTGAG gTTTCTGAAGGCCAGGAAGTTTGACCTTGGGAAAACCATGCACATGTGGGAAGAAATGCTCAATTGGAGGAAAGAGAATCGTATAGACACTATTGCACAG GATTTTGTATATGATGAATATGAAGAAGTTCAATCATGTTATCCTCATGGTTACCATGGTGTAGACAAAGAGGGCCGACCCGTTTATATTGAAAGACTAGGAAAACTCGAGCCTAGCAAGCTAATGGCTATCACCACAGTGGAGCGATTTCTGAAGTACCATATTCAAGGGTTTGAAAAAGCCTTTGATGAGAAGTTTCCTGCCTGTTCCATTGCTGCTAAAAGGCATATTGATTCCACCACCACGATTTTGGATGTCCAAGGATTG AATATAATGACCTTTGGAAAAGTTGCCCATGACCTTGTTATGCGCATGCAGAAAATCGATGGTGACAACTATCCCGAG ACGTTGCATCAGATGTTCATTGTAAATGCTGGTCATGGATTTAGGCTCCTCTGGAACACAGCAAAAGGATTTCTTGACCCGAAGACCACATCAAAGATACAT GTCTTGGGTAACAAGTTCCAAAGCAAGCTGTTGGATGTTATAGATTCAAG CCAATTGCCTGATTTTCTTGGTGGAACTTGCACATGTGCAAATAAAGGTGGATGCCTCAGATCTGACAAAGGACCGTGGAATGATGCAGAAATAATGAAG CTGGTGCGGACTGGGGAAGCAATATACTTGAGGAAAATGAAAGATTATTCTGATTGCTTTGAGTTGGAAGGGGATCTCTTTCCCACTAAG ATTGCCAGTAATGAAGTATCTTTTGCAGGATCACCAGAACTGACAACAAGTACTTCTTCCCACGTGCCAACATCAATTAATTTCGAGGAA GAAAGGATAAACACTGAGGCTTCTCCCCATGATGAAATTGAGCCTGCCACAGATGCTTCCCAGAATGAAGTTGGCAATTCTCCAG ATTTACCCTCCATTTGCAACTTTTGCATTATCTTGAGTTTCAGAGAGGCACAGGTACAAGCACGCTTATATGTATGCCCTACTTTATTTTCGTGA
- the LOC116214108 gene encoding phosphatidylinositol/phosphatidylcholine transfer protein SFH9 isoform X1 — MAIDELETSEDERRKTTRVKSLKKKAMNASTKITHSLRKRSRRVADCRYAAICRYAAISVEDVRDSEEEEAVNAFRRALISRDLLPPRLDDYHTMLRFLKARKFDLGKTMHMWEEMLNWRKENRIDTIAQDFVYDEYEEVQSCYPHGYHGVDKEGRPVYIERLGKLEPSKLMAITTVERFLKYHIQGFEKAFDEKFPACSIAAKRHIDSTTTILDVQGLNIMTFGKVAHDLVMRMQKIDGDNYPETLHQMFIVNAGHGFRLLWNTAKGFLDPKTTSKIHVLGNKFQSKLLDVIDSSQLPDFLGGTCTCANKGGCLRSDKGPWNDAEIMKLVRTGEAIYLRKMKDYSDCFELEGDLFPTKIASNEVSFAGSPELTTSTSSHVPTSINFEEERINTEASPHDEIEPATDASQNEVGNSPDDSIDYDIQRRTVPQVGSSAVFFMMKLLAFVYLLFHRIGRVFSVRHAPREVEDQTRSLTGGDSGLPQVSHSNSQVVEQEALEPCWQRLQHLEAVVTELVNRPKKIPPEKEDMLLESLSRIRSIEYDLQKTKKALFATTSKQVELARSLESLKENSLV, encoded by the exons ATGGCGATTGATGAATTGGAGACGTCGGAGGACGAGAGGAGGAAGACAACGAGGGTCAAGTCTCTCAAGAAGAAGGCCATGAATGCTTCGACTAAGATCACTCACTCCTTGAGAAAGCGGAGCAGGCGGGTCGCGGATTGCAGGTATGCCGCGATTTGCAGGTATGCCGCTATCTCGGTCGAGGACGTGAGGGActcggaggaggaggaagctgTGAATGCTTTTCGTCGGGCGCTGATTTCCCGAGACCTGCTTCCGCCTCGTCTTGACGACTACCATACCATGTTGAG gTTTCTGAAGGCCAGGAAGTTTGACCTTGGGAAAACCATGCACATGTGGGAAGAAATGCTCAATTGGAGGAAAGAGAATCGTATAGACACTATTGCACAG GATTTTGTATATGATGAATATGAAGAAGTTCAATCATGTTATCCTCATGGTTACCATGGTGTAGACAAAGAGGGCCGACCCGTTTATATTGAAAGACTAGGAAAACTCGAGCCTAGCAAGCTAATGGCTATCACCACAGTGGAGCGATTTCTGAAGTACCATATTCAAGGGTTTGAAAAAGCCTTTGATGAGAAGTTTCCTGCCTGTTCCATTGCTGCTAAAAGGCATATTGATTCCACCACCACGATTTTGGATGTCCAAGGATTG AATATAATGACCTTTGGAAAAGTTGCCCATGACCTTGTTATGCGCATGCAGAAAATCGATGGTGACAACTATCCCGAG ACGTTGCATCAGATGTTCATTGTAAATGCTGGTCATGGATTTAGGCTCCTCTGGAACACAGCAAAAGGATTTCTTGACCCGAAGACCACATCAAAGATACAT GTCTTGGGTAACAAGTTCCAAAGCAAGCTGTTGGATGTTATAGATTCAAG CCAATTGCCTGATTTTCTTGGTGGAACTTGCACATGTGCAAATAAAGGTGGATGCCTCAGATCTGACAAAGGACCGTGGAATGATGCAGAAATAATGAAG CTGGTGCGGACTGGGGAAGCAATATACTTGAGGAAAATGAAAGATTATTCTGATTGCTTTGAGTTGGAAGGGGATCTCTTTCCCACTAAG ATTGCCAGTAATGAAGTATCTTTTGCAGGATCACCAGAACTGACAACAAGTACTTCTTCCCACGTGCCAACATCAATTAATTTCGAGGAA GAAAGGATAAACACTGAGGCTTCTCCCCATGATGAAATTGAGCCTGCCACAGATGCTTCCCAGAATGAAGTTGGCAATTCTCCAG ATGACTCTATTGATTATGATATCCAGAGGAGGACAGTACCTCAAGTTGGAAGTTCAGCTGTTTTCTTCATGATGAAGTTGTTAGCGTTTGTGTACCTTCTATTTCACCGGATTGGTAGAGTATTTTCAGTTAGACATGCACCCAGAGAGGTAGAAGACCAAACCAGATCCCTAACAGGGGGGGATTCAGGACTACCTCAGGTGTCGCATAGCAATTCTCAGGTGGTAGAACAAGAAGCCCTCGAGCCATGCTGGCAGAGGCTGCAACATCTGGAAGCGGTAGTTACAGAACTTGTAAATAGACCTAAGAAAATCCCACCAGAGAAAGAGGATATGCTTCTTGAGTCACTGAGCCGCATCAGATCTATAGAGTATGATCTGCAGAAGACAAAGAAG GCGCTGTTTGCTACCACGTCAAAGCAAGTGGAGCTAGCGCGGTCACTGGAAAGCTTGAAGGAGAACAGCTTG GTCTGA